In a genomic window of Streptomyces pristinaespiralis:
- the radA gene encoding DNA repair protein RadA produces MAARTKTAKDRPSYRCTECGWTTVKWLGRCPECQAWGTVEEYGAPAVRTTAAGRVSTAALPIGQVDGRQATARSTGVDELDRVLGGGLVPGAVVLLAGEPGVGKSTLLLDVAAKAASDEHRTLYVTGEESASQVRLRADRIKALHDHLYLAAETDLSAVLGHLDAVKPSLLVLDSVQTVASPEIDGAPGGMAQVREVAGALIRASKERGMSTLLVGHVTKDGAIAGPRLLEHLVDVVLSFEGDRHARLRLVRGVKNRYGATDEVGCFELHDEGITGLADPSGLFLTRRDEPVPGTCLTVTLEGRRPLVAEVQALTVDSQIPSPRRTTSGLETSRVSMMLAVLEQRGRITALGKRDIYSATVGGVKLSEPAADLAIALALASAASDVPLPKNLVAIGEVGLAGEVRRVTGVQRRLAEAHRLGFTHALVPSDPGKVPPGMKVTEVANMGDALRVLPKGRQGASGGGSRRERAEAPREAEARR; encoded by the coding sequence ATGGCTGCCCGTACGAAGACCGCGAAGGACCGGCCGTCCTACCGCTGCACCGAGTGCGGCTGGACGACCGTCAAGTGGCTCGGCCGCTGCCCCGAATGCCAGGCGTGGGGCACGGTCGAGGAGTACGGCGCACCCGCCGTCCGCACCACCGCCGCCGGCCGTGTGTCCACGGCCGCCCTGCCCATCGGCCAGGTCGACGGCCGGCAGGCGACCGCCCGCTCCACCGGCGTCGACGAGCTCGACCGGGTGCTCGGCGGAGGCCTGGTGCCCGGCGCCGTCGTGCTCCTCGCGGGCGAACCCGGCGTCGGCAAGTCGACGCTGCTGCTCGACGTCGCCGCGAAGGCGGCGAGCGACGAGCACCGCACGCTCTACGTCACCGGCGAGGAGTCCGCGAGCCAGGTGCGGCTGCGCGCCGACCGCATCAAGGCGCTGCACGACCACCTCTACCTCGCCGCCGAGACCGACCTCTCGGCCGTGCTCGGCCACCTGGACGCGGTCAAGCCCTCACTGCTGGTCCTGGACTCGGTCCAGACCGTGGCGTCCCCCGAGATCGACGGGGCCCCCGGCGGCATGGCCCAGGTCAGGGAGGTCGCCGGCGCGCTCATCCGCGCCTCCAAGGAGCGCGGCATGTCGACGCTGCTCGTCGGCCACGTCACCAAGGACGGCGCCATCGCCGGTCCCCGGCTGCTCGAGCACCTGGTGGACGTGGTGCTCTCCTTCGAAGGCGACCGGCACGCCCGGCTGCGCCTGGTCAGAGGCGTGAAGAACCGCTACGGAGCGACCGACGAGGTCGGCTGCTTCGAGCTGCACGACGAGGGCATCACCGGTCTCGCGGACCCGTCCGGACTGTTCCTCACCCGCCGCGACGAGCCGGTCCCCGGCACCTGCCTGACGGTGACCCTGGAGGGGCGCCGCCCCCTGGTCGCCGAGGTGCAGGCGCTCACCGTCGACTCCCAGATCCCGTCCCCGCGGCGCACCACGTCCGGTCTGGAGACCTCACGCGTGTCGATGATGCTGGCGGTGCTCGAGCAGCGCGGCCGGATCACCGCCCTCGGCAAGCGCGACATCTACAGCGCCACGGTCGGCGGGGTGAAACTCTCGGAGCCGGCGGCGGACCTGGCGATCGCGCTCGCGCTGGCCTCCGCTGCCAGCGACGTCCCCCTGCCGAAGAACCTGGTCGCGATCGGCGAGGTCGGCCTCGCGGGCGAGGTGAGGAGGGTCACGGGCGTCCAGCGCAGGCTGGCTGAGGCCCACCGTCTGGGCTTCACGCACGCCCTCGTCCCCTCCGATCCGGGCAAGGTCCCGCCCGGTATGAAGGTCACCGAAGTGGCCAACATGGGGGACGCCCTGAGGGTGCTGCCGAAGGGCCGTCAGGGGGCCTCCGGCGGCGGCTCGCGCAGAGAGCGGGCGGAGGCCCCACGGGAGGCGGAAGCTCGCCGGTAG
- the disA gene encoding DNA integrity scanning diadenylate cyclase DisA, producing the protein MAAKDGASAPGKSGGGSGNEALIRAALSAVAPGTALRDGLERILRGNTGGLIVLGMDKTVESMCTGGFVLDVEFTATRLRELCKLDGALILDKDISKIHRAGVQLVPDASIPTEETGTRHRTADRVSRQCGFPVVSVSQSMRLIALYVDGERRVLEESAAILSRANQALATLERYKLRLDEVAGTLSALEIEDLVTVRDVTAVAQRLEMVRRIATEIAEYVVELGTDGRLLALQLDELIAGVEPERELVVRDYVPEPTAKRSRTVEEALAELDALSHGELLELPTVARALGYSGSPETLDSAVSPRGYRLLAKVPRLPGAIIERLVEHFGGLQKLLAASVDDLQAVDGVGEARARSVREGLSRLAESSILERYV; encoded by the coding sequence GTGGCAGCCAAGGACGGGGCATCAGCACCCGGAAAGTCCGGCGGAGGCTCCGGCAACGAAGCGCTGATCCGCGCCGCCCTGAGCGCCGTCGCACCGGGCACCGCCCTGCGCGACGGACTGGAGCGCATCCTCCGGGGAAACACCGGAGGCCTGATCGTTCTCGGCATGGACAAGACCGTCGAGTCGATGTGCACCGGCGGTTTCGTGCTGGACGTGGAATTCACCGCCACCAGGTTGCGCGAGCTGTGCAAGCTGGACGGCGCGCTCATCCTCGACAAGGACATCTCCAAGATCCACCGGGCCGGTGTGCAGCTGGTCCCCGACGCCTCGATCCCCACGGAGGAGACGGGCACCCGGCACCGCACCGCGGACCGGGTCTCACGTCAGTGCGGCTTCCCGGTCGTGTCCGTGTCGCAGTCGATGCGCCTGATCGCGCTGTACGTGGACGGCGAGCGCCGGGTCCTGGAGGAGTCGGCGGCGATCCTGTCCCGCGCCAACCAGGCACTGGCCACCCTCGAGCGCTACAAGCTCCGCCTCGACGAGGTCGCGGGCACCCTGTCGGCCCTCGAGATCGAGGACCTGGTCACGGTCCGCGACGTCACCGCGGTCGCGCAGCGCCTTGAGATGGTGCGCCGGATCGCGACGGAGATCGCGGAGTACGTGGTCGAGCTGGGCACCGACGGCCGTCTGCTGGCCCTTCAGCTCGACGAGTTGATCGCGGGCGTCGAGCCGGAGCGCGAACTGGTCGTGCGCGACTACGTGCCCGAGCCGACGGCCAAGCGCTCACGCACCGTGGAGGAGGCGCTCGCGGAGCTCGACGCGCTCAGCCACGGCGAGCTGCTCGAACTGCCCACCGTGGCGAGGGCGCTCGGCTACAGCGGTTCGCCGGAGACGCTCGACTCGGCGGTCTCGCCGCGCGGTTACCGGCTGCTGGCGAAGGTTCCGCGGCTGCCGGGCGCGATCATCGAGCGGCTCGTCGAGCACTTCGGCGGGCTCCAGAAGCTGCTCGCGGCGAGCGTGGACGACCTCCAGGCGGTGGACGGCGTCGGCGAGGCGCGGGCCCGCAGCGTGCGGGAGGGCCTGTCGCGGCTCGCGGAGTCCTCGATCCTCGAGCGGTACGTCTGA
- a CDS encoding phosphatase PAP2 family protein yields MDSSITRDLYRDIIDFAHTTPSWVQHLAELWTEAGLLLFGVLFLVAWWRSRAGDSRAVALAVLAPLATAAGYVVSESLKSVVDEERPCRTVADAAAALVPCPPTGDWSFPSNHAAIAGAAAAALALAWPRIALLTVPMALLMAFSRVFVGVHYPHDVLVGLTVGALVAAVFTLVLVRPAAALLGTMRMSRTPLVVWFTGAGEAPAPAPAPEPQAYEPRA; encoded by the coding sequence ATGGACAGCAGCATCACCCGCGATCTCTACCGGGACATCATCGACTTCGCCCACACGACGCCTTCCTGGGTGCAGCACCTCGCCGAACTCTGGACGGAGGCAGGGCTGTTGCTCTTCGGAGTGCTGTTCCTGGTGGCGTGGTGGCGGTCGCGGGCGGGCGACAGCCGTGCCGTCGCCCTCGCGGTACTCGCACCGCTCGCGACGGCCGCAGGCTATGTCGTCAGCGAGTCCCTGAAGTCGGTCGTGGACGAGGAACGCCCCTGCCGCACGGTCGCGGACGCGGCGGCGGCGCTGGTGCCCTGCCCGCCGACCGGCGACTGGTCGTTCCCCAGCAACCACGCGGCGATCGCGGGCGCGGCGGCCGCCGCCCTGGCGCTCGCGTGGCCACGGATCGCGCTGCTCACGGTGCCCATGGCGCTGCTGATGGCGTTCTCCCGGGTCTTCGTCGGTGTGCACTACCCGCACGACGTGCTCGTGGGGCTGACGGTCGGGGCGCTCGTCGCGGCGGTGTTCACCCTGGTGCTGGTCCGTCCGGCGGCGGCGCTGCTGGGCACGATGCGGATGAGCCGTACACCGCTGGTGGTCTGGTTCACCGGTGCCGGCGAGGCACCGGCACCGGCGCCGGCGCCAGAGCCGCAGGCGTACGAGCCCCGCGCCTGA